GACGCTCAGTTGACGAACCCGACCGGTGGCTTCCTGGGTGCTCCGGCTGTTGCAACGGCGACGATCATCGACGACGATGCAGCTCCAACACTTGTCATCAATAGCATCCAGGTTAACGACAATGCTGGTACGGCAACCCTTACGGTTACCCAGAGCATCGCAACGGCACTCAACACGTCGTTCGCGTTCAACACTGGTGACATGGGCGATACCGCAACAGGAAACGTTGACTACACGTCAAGCTCCTCTACGGGTTCGATCCCGGCCGGCAGCACGACCGCATCTATCGTCATTCCTATCATTGATGACAACATCGATGAGCCGAATGAAACCTTTACCGTTACTCTTTCGGCTCCGGTCAATGCAACGATCAATGACGGAACCGGTATCGTAACCATCGTCGATAACGAACCGAACACTCAGTTCGCTATCAATAACGTAGTTCAGATCGAGGGCAACCCGAGCATGAGCGACCCGACTGTAGCATCAACCTCAGCGTTCAACTTCCGTATCACCAGAACCGGTGATGCCCAGGCGAGCGAAGTGGTCTGCTTCGAGACGGTCGATGGTGACATCGAGAATCCTGCGGTCAATCCTAATCCAGCTATCGGCGGTCCGGGCGGAACCATTCCGTCGAACGTCGGTGTGCCTGATTACACTCACAGAGCCGCTGGCCCGACAAACTGCGTAACCTTTACACAGGGCGGACCTAGCGTTATCACTGTTCCGGTTATCGTCTATGGCGATATCGTTGCTGAGTTCGATGAATCGTTCACGGTGAGAATCCTCACGGTTAACGGCGTCGCGAACCCGCTCGACCAGAACAACAACCCGCGTGTCACCGATGCCCTCGGCCTCGGCGTTATCCAGAACGACGACGGTGCTCCTTCGATCGCTCTGTCAGTAGCCAGCCCGGTCACTGAAGGCAACACCCCATCGACTGGTGGTAGCGTAACCTTCACGGTAACCAGAACAGGCAGCACCTCGAACCCGGTAACGGCGAATTGGGCAACCTCGACTGGTTCAGGAACGTCCGCAGCAACCGCTGGTGCATCATGTGCACTCAACAATGCTGTTGACTTCGTAACCTCATCGGGTTCGATCACGATCGCAGCCGGTTCATCGACGACGACCTTCACGGTTCCTTACTGTGGCGATCTGTACGACGAACTTAACGAGTCGTTCACGGCGACCCTTTCGAATCCTTCGAATGGTGTCATCAGCACGGCTTCGGCAACCGCAACCATCAACGACGACGATGCAGCTCCGATCATTTCGGTCAGCGACATCAGCGTCTGCGAACCGGAAAGCGGAACAGCAGCTGCAGTATTCACGATCACGAGAACAGGTCCTTCGTACCTCACCTCGACGGTCAACGTGAACACTGTTGACGGAACGGCAACGACGACGGATAGCGACTATGTCGGTATCTTGACCCCGGGCGGTCAGCAGTTCAGCTTCGGCCCAACTGTTACGACCCTCACCGTACCGGTAACTGTTAACGGCGATACGAAGTTTGAAACGGATGAAACCTTCACACTTCAGATCGTTGGAGCGTCATCGGATGTTGTAGTTGACCCTGTTGGTGGTGCTGATCCTATCGGACTCGGTGTCATCGTAAACAGTGGTGCCGGATGTACTGGCGACGCGGCCCCGAGCTTTGCTCTTGGACCAGTCACTCAGGCTGAAGGCAATGGTGCAGCTGGAACCTCGGCTCCGTTCTACGTAAGACTTACCAGAACGGGTACGACTCAGGTACCGACTGTCATCACCTACAGCACCAGCACCTCAGGTGGCACCGCTACG
This sequence is a window from Acidobacteriota bacterium. Protein-coding genes within it:
- a CDS encoding carboxypeptidase regulatory-like domain-containing protein, whose amino-acid sequence is MFTAGGDTSQDFTVRICRDLVFELTETFDAQLTNPTGGFLGAPAVATATIIDDDAAPTLVINSIQVNDNAGTATLTVTQSIATALNTSFAFNTGDMGDTATGNVDYTSSSSTGSIPAGSTTASIVIPIIDDNIDEPNETFTVTLSAPVNATINDGTGIVTIVDNEPNTQFAINNVVQIEGNPSMSDPTVASTSAFNFRITRTGDAQASEVVCFETVDGDIENPAVNPNPAIGGPGGTIPSNVGVPDYTHRAAGPTNCVTFTQGGPSVITVPVIVYGDIVAEFDESFTVRILTVNGVANPLDQNNNPRVTDALGLGVIQNDDGAPSIALSVASPVTEGNTPSTGGSVTFTVTRTGSTSNPVTANWATSTGSGTSAATAGASCALNNAVDFVTSSGSITIAAGSSTTTFTVPYCGDLYDELNESFTATLSNPSNGVISTASATATINDDDAAPIISVSDISVCEPESGTAAAVFTITRTGPSYLTSTVNVNTVDGTATTTDSDYVGILTPGGQQFSFGPTVTTLTVPVTVNGDTKFETDETFTLQIVGASSDVVVDPVGGADPIGLGVIVNSGAGCTGDAAPSFALGPVTQAEGNGAAGTSAPFYVRLTRTGTTQVPTVITYSTSTSGGTATGGSSCTAGVDFINISNATVAFAANGFASAVGPPASGPNFIDLPVQVCQDATFEPNETFNVVINSAGGAGVINPTGSPALVTIVNDDGLAFAVRFPGPEGAEGNVGNTAFTFTIDRIGDSSVASNVCYQTVAGTATEGTDYIGLTAGAANCVNFTAGTMSANVSVTVVGDTTPELDETFFLRLISATAGTIPVSPAGDRVATINNDDGPIPVAAGFEGDIVDGSGGAAGDNLVLANDVSAIRQYVLNGTGWVTTPNQFQRADVNLPCGNGQIDSGDVTVIRSILLNSTALVAACGPTVVGGVRPEAERGESPEVVGRIIRAVNTTTTAGQTVAVSFQLDSQGDEASASFTVNWNPAVFTYVSSAAGAGVPTGTNLGVNTSQTAAGRLGVLLDATNTYAAGTRQILTVTFTVAANAAVGTYPVTFSSTPTAQSVSNAQGALLATTYEAGNIVIGPTAAGVRVSGRVTTAGGQALRNATVILTDSEGNRRTVTTGSFGIYAFEDVEAGQSYVVGVSAKRYRFASRVVNVTDSLADVDFVGQE